Proteins encoded in a region of the Flammeovirga yaeyamensis genome:
- a CDS encoding glutathione peroxidase, translated as MSAQFYTYSAENPQGNEIKMSDFEGKTVLIVNTATQCGLTPQFDGLEKLHQEYKDKDLVVLGFPCNQFAGQEPLSNDEMEATCKLNHGVTFPLMKKIDVNGGNAHPLYKYLKKALPGTLVNSIKWNFTKFLIGKDGTPIKRYAPTAKPESIEGDIKKALA; from the coding sequence ATGTCAGCACAATTTTATACTTATTCAGCAGAGAATCCTCAAGGGAACGAAATCAAAATGTCGGACTTTGAAGGGAAAACAGTTTTAATAGTCAATACAGCAACCCAATGTGGTTTAACTCCTCAGTTTGATGGGTTAGAAAAATTACATCAAGAGTATAAAGACAAGGATTTAGTGGTTTTAGGTTTTCCTTGTAATCAGTTTGCAGGTCAAGAACCCTTATCAAATGATGAAATGGAAGCAACATGTAAACTAAATCATGGAGTTACTTTTCCATTAATGAAAAAAATTGATGTAAACGGAGGGAATGCCCATCCCTTATACAAATACTTGAAGAAAGCTTTGCCAGGAACGTTAGTCAATTCAATTAAATGGAATTTCACTAAATTCCTGATCGGGAAAGACGGAACGCCAATTAAAAGATATGCTCCAACTGCTAAGCCAGAAAGTATAGAAGGCGATATTAAAAAAGCATTGGCCTAA